The following proteins are encoded in a genomic region of Oceanisphaera profunda:
- a CDS encoding response regulator, translating into MKTHILICDDSLVARKQMASTLPADWPVQLHFAEDGKQALAFLQHYGADVLFLDLNMPELDGYGVLNEIKKQGLSVITVVVSGDIQPEAQHKVRALGAIGFINKPIVKSELAQLLTEYGLYRPHGAAPVSHNLPAPANQELDDAVTLFEYLQEMANIAMGQASNLLAQLLQVFIHQPIPKVALIARSELNMAISAIEGNTDYAAVCQGFVGAGVSGEALLLFTDTNSEQMAKLLHYEDETCSAPRSKCYSTCRTFCSALLLKV; encoded by the coding sequence ATGAAAACCCATATTTTAATTTGTGATGACTCTTTGGTGGCCCGTAAACAAATGGCCAGTACCTTGCCCGCCGATTGGCCGGTACAGCTGCACTTTGCCGAAGATGGCAAACAGGCATTGGCTTTCTTACAGCATTATGGCGCCGATGTGTTATTTCTTGACTTGAATATGCCAGAGCTCGACGGCTATGGCGTGCTCAATGAAATTAAAAAACAGGGATTATCCGTTATTACCGTGGTTGTTTCCGGTGACATTCAGCCAGAAGCTCAACACAAAGTACGCGCGCTCGGTGCCATTGGCTTTATTAACAAACCCATCGTTAAGTCTGAGTTAGCACAGCTCTTAACTGAATACGGCCTATACCGCCCTCATGGCGCAGCGCCTGTTTCCCACAACCTTCCCGCACCCGCTAACCAAGAGTTAGACGACGCCGTCACCTTGTTTGAGTATCTGCAAGAGATGGCCAACATTGCCATGGGGCAGGCTTCAAACTTACTGGCTCAACTACTACAAGTTTTTATTCATCAGCCCATTCCTAAAGTGGCTTTGATTGCGCGCAGCGAGCTCAATATGGCGATTTCTGCCATTGAAGGCAATACCGACTATGCCGCCGTGTGTCAGGGTTTTGTGGGTGCGGGGGTGTCTGGTGAAGCCTTGCTGTTATTTACCGACACCAACAGCGAGCAAATGGCCAAATTGCTGCACTATGAAGATGAGACTTGCTCTGCCCCGAGATCGAAGTGTTACTCGACATGTCGAACATTCTGTTCAGCGCTTTTATTAAAGGTTTAG
- a CDS encoding GGDEF domain-containing protein translates to MPLATQDAHAFHFLVDMLESVEIGLVVLDLEFKVQLWNGFMENHSGLTSTAVREQNIFLLFPELPATWLKRKIDTVVMLNTRAFTSWELRPYLFRFGSSRPITGTSPYMYQNVTISPLAEPDGSIKRVSLMVYDVTDVACSRIELEQANAQLNCLSKTDNLTKLLNRGAWESHLNSEFERFRRYGHDCTLIMLDIDNFKRVNDQYGHQVGDDVIRHLAETMRACLRSTDHLGRYGGEEFAIILPETSLEGACVIAERLRQTIAQAEVRSHNANVSYTVSLGLATLHKQTASSQQWLRQADEALYAAKHAGRNQVLCAGL, encoded by the coding sequence ATGCCCCTCGCAACACAGGATGCCCACGCCTTTCATTTTCTGGTCGACATGCTCGAGTCAGTGGAAATTGGCCTAGTCGTATTAGATTTAGAATTTAAAGTACAGCTGTGGAATGGCTTTATGGAAAACCACAGCGGACTTACGTCAACGGCGGTACGGGAGCAGAATATTTTCTTACTGTTTCCTGAATTACCCGCAACTTGGCTAAAACGAAAAATAGACACGGTAGTGATGCTTAATACCCGCGCCTTTACCTCTTGGGAGTTGCGCCCTTATCTCTTTCGCTTTGGCAGTAGCCGCCCCATTACCGGCACTTCACCTTACATGTATCAAAACGTGACTATTAGCCCGCTCGCTGAGCCCGATGGCAGCATAAAACGCGTTTCTTTGATGGTGTACGATGTCACCGATGTGGCCTGTAGCCGCATTGAGCTAGAACAAGCGAATGCTCAGCTTAATTGTTTAAGTAAGACCGACAACTTAACCAAGTTGCTTAATCGTGGCGCCTGGGAAAGCCATCTCAATAGCGAATTTGAGCGCTTTCGGCGCTACGGTCATGATTGCACCCTGATCATGCTCGATATCGACAACTTCAAACGCGTCAACGATCAATATGGTCATCAGGTGGGGGATGACGTTATTCGCCACCTCGCCGAGACCATGCGCGCTTGCCTGCGCAGTACGGATCATTTAGGTCGCTACGGCGGCGAAGAATTTGCCATTATTTTGCCGGAAACTAGCCTTGAAGGCGCCTGTGTAATTGCTGAGCGATTGCGCCAAACCATCGCCCAAGCCGAGGTCCGCAGTCACAATGCGAATGTGAGTTATACCGTCAGCTTAGGACTAGCGACCTTGCATAAGCAAACGGCCAGCAGCCAACAATGGTTACGCCAAGCGGACGAGGCCTTATATGCGGCCAAGCATGCGGGTAGAAACCAAGTGCTGTGTGCGGGCTTGTGA
- the fabV gene encoding enoyl-ACP reductase FabV, producing the protein MIIKPKVRGFICTTTHPVGCAANVAEQIAYVKANGKLEHGPKKVLVIGASTGYGLASRINAAFGSDAATIGVFFEKAATEKKTASAGWYNSAAFDKAAKAEGLYSKSINGDAFSNACREQVIELIKQDLGQIDLVVYSLASPVRKMPDTGEVVRSALKPIGEVYKSTALDTNKDVLIEAEVEPANEQEIADTIQVMGGQDWELWMNALADAGVLADGAKSVAYSYIGTSLTWPIYWHGTLGKAKEDLDRAAQAIDAKLKAHGGNAHVAVLKSVVTQASAAIPVMPLYISMAFKVMKEQGIHEGCIEQIQRLFTTQLYGEQPAQLDEENRLRLDDWELRDAVQDACREIWTQVQDDNIYQLTDYQGYKDEFLRLFGFGLTGVDYEADVDPQVNFEVIELA; encoded by the coding sequence ATGATTATTAAACCCAAGGTTCGTGGCTTTATCTGTACCACTACCCATCCTGTTGGTTGTGCGGCGAACGTAGCCGAGCAAATTGCTTACGTAAAAGCCAATGGTAAACTGGAACATGGCCCTAAAAAGGTGCTGGTGATTGGCGCATCTACGGGCTACGGCTTGGCGTCACGCATTAATGCTGCTTTTGGCAGTGATGCGGCCACTATCGGCGTGTTTTTTGAAAAAGCGGCCACCGAGAAAAAAACCGCCTCTGCCGGTTGGTACAATTCTGCCGCCTTTGATAAAGCCGCCAAGGCCGAAGGTTTGTATTCAAAAAGCATCAACGGTGACGCCTTCTCTAATGCCTGCCGTGAGCAAGTAATAGAGTTGATCAAGCAAGACTTGGGTCAAATTGACTTAGTGGTCTATTCGTTGGCCTCACCGGTGCGCAAAATGCCCGACACCGGCGAAGTAGTACGCTCTGCGTTGAAGCCGATTGGCGAGGTGTATAAGTCTACTGCCCTCGATACCAATAAAGATGTGTTGATTGAAGCGGAAGTTGAGCCGGCCAACGAGCAAGAAATTGCCGACACCATTCAAGTGATGGGCGGACAAGATTGGGAATTATGGATGAATGCGCTGGCGGATGCAGGCGTATTGGCGGACGGCGCTAAGTCGGTGGCGTATTCCTATATCGGCACCAGCTTAACTTGGCCTATTTACTGGCACGGAACTTTGGGTAAAGCCAAAGAAGACTTAGATCGCGCCGCGCAGGCTATTGATGCCAAGCTGAAAGCTCATGGCGGTAATGCCCACGTAGCCGTGCTGAAGTCTGTGGTAACCCAAGCCTCTGCGGCCATTCCGGTAATGCCTTTGTATATCTCCATGGCCTTTAAGGTGATGAAAGAGCAGGGCATTCACGAAGGCTGTATCGAGCAAATTCAGCGCTTATTTACCACTCAGTTGTATGGTGAGCAGCCAGCGCAGTTGGATGAAGAAAATCGTCTGCGTTTGGATGACTGGGAATTGCGTGATGCGGTACAAGATGCTTGTCGCGAAATTTGGACTCAAGTTCAAGACGACAATATTTATCAGTTAACTGATTATCAGGGTTATAAAGATGAATTTTTGCGTTTGTTCGGCTTTGGTCTAACTGGCGTTGATTACGAAGCAGACGTAGACCCACAAGTGAATTTTGAAGTGATTGAACTGGCGTAA
- a CDS encoding IS3 family transposase (programmed frameshift) codes for MQYRTKRKFSNEFKREAVKLSVSSPKTLADISSELGVHPNVLSRWRREWIMDKPDSKQDKPVKNEGPDKSLRQLEQENKRLKKKLERAELELDILKKLEGVRYQDTAIKFAFIDRYRSMSWTVLVMCRVLQVSRAGFYCWKQRQREPSVQAERHRSLLAFLLAEAEQQHGIAGYRKLWREAVDQGFACGKNQVQRLLQSVGYRSCVAPKPGHRKHKPGIAATPNLLNRQFTVAEENRVWVSDITQIRCEEGWLYLAVIIDLATRQVVGKAQGPVNSAELVIKALKQAWKKQKPDGRELMFHSDQGSQYHCMATMTWLNKRKVTISMSRRGNCWDNACSESFFALLKKEWTRRLGLLTRKEMAEEIHFYITQYYHKVRQHTALGGLTPNAYAQQLNAA; via the exons ATGCAATACCGAACCAAACGTAAATTTAGTAATGAATTTAAGCGGGAAGCCGTTAAACTCTCTGTTTCATCACCTAAAACATTAGCTGACATCTCCAGTGAGCTGGGGGTGCATCCGAACGTATTAAGCCGTTGGCGTCGAGAGTGGATAATGGACAAACCAGATTCGAAACAGGATAAGCCCGTTAAAAATGAAGGGCCAGATAAAAGCCTTCGTCAGTTAGAGCAAGAGAATAAGCGTCTTAAGAAAAAGCTAGAGCGCGCTGAACTGGAGCTCGATATCTTAAAAAAGCTGGAAG GAGTACGCTACCAAGACACGGCGATAAAATTTGCCTTCATCGACCGGTATCGCAGCATGAGCTGGACGGTACTGGTGATGTGTCGCGTACTCCAGGTATCTCGTGCGGGTTTTTATTGTTGGAAGCAGCGCCAACGAGAGCCTTCGGTTCAGGCGGAGCGTCATCGCAGTTTGCTCGCCTTTTTATTGGCTGAAGCTGAACAGCAACATGGTATTGCGGGTTATCGGAAATTGTGGCGCGAAGCGGTTGACCAAGGCTTTGCTTGTGGTAAGAATCAAGTGCAACGCCTATTACAGAGTGTGGGCTACCGTTCTTGTGTCGCGCCTAAGCCTGGGCATCGTAAACATAAGCCAGGCATCGCTGCGACGCCGAATCTGTTAAACCGACAGTTTACGGTTGCAGAAGAGAACCGTGTTTGGGTGTCAGATATAACTCAAATACGCTGTGAAGAAGGCTGGCTCTATCTGGCGGTGATAATCGATCTTGCTACCAGACAGGTAGTGGGCAAGGCTCAAGGGCCGGTTAATAGTGCTGAATTAGTGATTAAGGCCTTAAAGCAGGCTTGGAAGAAGCAGAAGCCTGATGGCCGAGAGCTGATGTTCCACTCAGACCAGGGCAGCCAATATCATTGTATGGCGACCATGACGTGGTTGAATAAACGTAAAGTGACTATCAGCATGTCTCGCCGGGGAAACTGCTGGGATAATGCGTGTTCAGAAAGCTTTTTTGCTTTACTGAAAAAGGAATGGACCCGTCGTTTAGGGCTGTTAACTCGTAAAGAGATGGCAGAAGAAATACACTTCTACATCACGCAGTATTACCACAAAGTAAGACAACACACTGCGCTGGGAGGATTAACCCCCAACGCATATGCGCAGCAACTTAATGCTGCTTAA
- a CDS encoding DEAD/DEAH box helicase produces the protein MFTLRPYQQEAVERTLTYFRRHDDPAVLVLPTGAGKSLVIAELARLARGRVLVLAHVKELVEQNHAKYQSYGKEAAIFSAGLGKKEAHTQVVFGSVQSVARNLEAFSQFSLVIIDECHRVSDDDDSQYLQVVNHLHESNPKLKVLGLTATPYRLGMGWIYQTHYHGFVRSRKPRFFKHCLFELPLRLMIKQGYLCPPDIVDAPVVHYDFSRLYEQGLFTEQALEQELARQPRVTPHIVQQIQDYAVERVGVMVFASTVRHAAEVAGLLPPKQTALITGDTPGPERDEIIRRFKARELKFLVNVSVLTTGFDAPHVDVIALLRPTQSVALYQQIIGRGLRLSPDKTNCLVLDYAGNNMDIFAPDVGEPRPNPDTTQVQVLCPACGFANIFWGKTDEQGNVLEHFGRRCQGLFSHADEPEELGEPCGYRFRFKSCPQCLAENDIAARQCHDCGCVLVDPDKKLKEALALKDALILRCAGMSLDEGSGKFGPALKATYYDEDGTELQQWYAFDAKGKTGRFYLEFVRPHWPAPGFEPELNNLADVLALAEKFRHPDFVIARKHKKGWRVKETLFDYQGRFRLANALS, from the coding sequence ATGTTTACCCTGCGCCCTTATCAGCAAGAGGCGGTGGAGCGCACGCTCACCTACTTTCGCCGCCATGATGACCCTGCCGTATTAGTGCTGCCTACCGGTGCGGGCAAGAGCTTGGTGATTGCCGAGTTGGCACGCCTCGCCCGCGGCCGTGTCTTGGTTTTGGCGCACGTGAAAGAGCTGGTGGAGCAAAACCACGCTAAGTATCAAAGCTACGGTAAAGAGGCGGCGATATTCTCGGCAGGCCTCGGTAAAAAAGAGGCCCACACTCAGGTGGTGTTTGGCTCTGTGCAGTCGGTGGCGCGCAACTTGGAGGCTTTTAGCCAATTTAGCTTAGTTATCATCGATGAATGCCATCGGGTATCCGATGATGACGACAGCCAATACTTGCAAGTGGTGAATCATCTGCACGAGTCCAATCCTAAGCTCAAAGTGCTGGGCCTAACGGCGACGCCCTATCGCTTAGGCATGGGCTGGATTTATCAAACCCATTATCATGGTTTTGTGCGCAGCCGTAAGCCGCGTTTTTTTAAGCATTGCTTATTTGAGCTGCCGCTGCGGCTGATGATCAAACAAGGTTATCTTTGCCCGCCAGATATCGTTGATGCACCTGTGGTGCATTATGATTTTTCAAGGCTCTATGAACAGGGCTTATTTACTGAGCAAGCATTAGAACAAGAGCTGGCGCGCCAACCCAGAGTTACCCCACACATAGTGCAGCAAATCCAAGACTATGCAGTGGAGCGTGTGGGCGTGATGGTGTTTGCCAGCACGGTGCGCCACGCGGCAGAAGTAGCTGGGCTGTTACCGCCGAAGCAAACCGCCCTGATCACTGGCGATACCCCAGGGCCTGAGCGCGATGAGATTATTCGCCGCTTTAAAGCCCGCGAGCTGAAGTTTTTAGTGAACGTGTCTGTGCTGACTACCGGCTTTGATGCGCCGCACGTGGATGTGATTGCCCTGCTGCGCCCCACCCAATCAGTGGCGCTATATCAGCAAATCATTGGTCGAGGCTTGCGCCTAAGCCCCGATAAAACCAACTGTTTAGTTTTGGATTACGCGGGCAATAATATGGACATTTTCGCCCCCGATGTGGGCGAGCCCAGACCCAATCCGGATACCACGCAGGTGCAAGTGCTGTGCCCAGCTTGTGGCTTTGCCAATATTTTTTGGGGTAAAACCGACGAACAAGGCAATGTGCTGGAGCACTTTGGCCGTCGCTGTCAGGGTTTATTCTCTCATGCAGACGAGCCAGAGGAATTAGGCGAGCCTTGCGGTTATCGTTTTCGCTTTAAATCTTGCCCGCAATGCTTGGCTGAAAATGACATCGCCGCCCGCCAATGCCACGACTGCGGCTGTGTGTTGGTGGATCCCGACAAGAAGCTTAAAGAAGCGCTGGCGCTGAAAGATGCGCTTATCTTACGCTGTGCCGGCATGAGCTTAGATGAGGGCTCCGGAAAATTTGGCCCAGCCCTCAAAGCCACCTATTACGATGAAGATGGCACTGAGCTACAGCAATGGTATGCTTTTGACGCTAAGGGCAAGACAGGGCGTTTTTATCTGGAATTTGTACGCCCCCACTGGCCCGCGCCGGGCTTTGAGCCTGAGCTTAATAACCTAGCCGACGTGCTGGCACTGGCTGAAAAGTTTCGCCACCCAGACTTTGTAATAGCCCGTAAACATAAAAAAGGCTGGCGTGTTAAAGAAACCCTGTTTGATTACCAAGGCCGCTTTCGACTGGCGAATGCTTTGTCTTAG
- the dacB gene encoding D-alanyl-D-alanine carboxypeptidase/D-alanyl-D-alanine endopeptidase yields the protein MRSTIVGLSALLLSVSAVINTAHATVSPAPANGQAAWILADAKTGNIEASHNSELLLKPASTQKLVTTLAGALALGPDWRYQTQVYYRGVLDNGHLVGDLLVDFVGDPTLKREQLRDLLKRSGVKQVSGNLLLNQQRFSGYDRGNGWSWNDLSVCYTSPVAALILDRNCVQGALYANTGQAARATVPAHQPVKVSAEVKVVNSAEQKRSFCSLDVEMTPPNQYRLTGCIGPRKEPWPLRFAIQDVNAWGKDLSRWALGQAGIRLSGTIKDSSILVQTSTHLAAQDWQPVASHQSPSLKELSRTILEHSDNLYADSLLRTLGAEHFRQPGSFANGTQAVREILLKEANLDLGPSWLADGSGLSAHNLLRAQDLLAVLLVIANEPRAQWLKALLPVSGESGTLLYRKSVQDPSLKGKIQAKTGTIAHVQNLAGFLDTNSGQQKVFVLLQNGLSISPQHEKDIAAGVGEWPARRFEREWLTEKVIRD from the coding sequence ATGCGTTCAACTATTGTCGGCCTTTCGGCCTTGCTGCTCAGCGTGAGTGCGGTGATTAATACCGCGCACGCCACTGTTTCACCTGCCCCCGCCAATGGCCAAGCGGCCTGGATACTGGCAGATGCTAAAACGGGAAACATTGAAGCCAGCCACAACAGTGAGCTGTTATTAAAACCCGCTTCTACGCAAAAGTTAGTGACTACTTTGGCGGGCGCCTTAGCATTGGGCCCAGATTGGCGCTACCAAACGCAAGTCTATTATCGTGGCGTGCTTGATAACGGTCATTTAGTGGGTGATTTATTGGTCGACTTCGTCGGTGACCCCACCCTCAAACGCGAGCAGTTACGTGACCTACTTAAGCGTAGCGGCGTCAAGCAAGTGAGCGGTAACCTGCTGCTTAATCAACAGCGTTTTAGCGGCTACGACCGAGGCAATGGTTGGTCTTGGAATGACTTAAGCGTGTGTTATACCTCCCCCGTAGCGGCGCTAATTTTAGACCGCAACTGCGTGCAAGGTGCCTTGTATGCCAATACTGGCCAAGCGGCGCGGGCCACCGTGCCCGCCCATCAGCCCGTTAAGGTCAGTGCCGAGGTTAAAGTGGTGAACAGTGCCGAGCAAAAACGCAGCTTTTGCTCGTTGGATGTTGAGATGACACCGCCTAACCAATATCGCCTTACGGGCTGTATTGGCCCGCGAAAAGAGCCCTGGCCCTTACGTTTTGCTATTCAAGATGTGAACGCTTGGGGTAAAGATTTAAGCCGCTGGGCACTGGGGCAAGCGGGCATTCGCCTTTCTGGCACTATTAAAGACAGCAGTATTCTCGTGCAAACAAGCACTCACTTAGCCGCGCAGGATTGGCAGCCAGTGGCCAGCCATCAATCGCCGTCCTTAAAAGAGCTAAGTCGCACTATCTTAGAGCACTCAGATAATCTGTATGCAGACAGCTTGTTGCGCACACTCGGTGCCGAACATTTTCGCCAGCCCGGTAGCTTCGCTAATGGCACTCAAGCAGTTCGCGAAATACTACTAAAAGAAGCCAATCTCGACTTAGGCCCCAGCTGGCTTGCAGACGGTTCAGGGTTATCGGCGCACAATTTACTGCGCGCCCAAGACTTGCTAGCCGTGTTGTTAGTGATTGCCAATGAACCGCGCGCTCAGTGGTTAAAGGCGCTCTTACCGGTGAGTGGCGAAAGCGGCACCTTGTTGTATCGCAAGAGCGTGCAAGACCCCAGCCTTAAAGGCAAAATTCAGGCGAAAACCGGCACCATTGCTCATGTGCAAAACTTGGCCGGATTTTTAGATACCAACAGCGGCCAGCAAAAAGTGTTTGTGCTGTTACAAAATGGCTTATCTATTAGCCCCCAACATGAAAAAGACATCGCCGCCGGCGTGGGCGAATGGCCAGCCCGGCGCTTTGAGCGTGAGTGGCTCACGGAGAAAGTGATTAGGGATTAG
- a CDS encoding GrxA family glutaredoxin — MFVVIFGRPGCPFCVRAKELAEKLTAQRDDFEFRYIDIHAEGISQADLEKTVGKPVETVPQIFLDQAHIGGYTEFEAYAKANLGLFD; from the coding sequence ATGTTTGTAGTTATTTTTGGTCGTCCTGGTTGTCCTTTTTGTGTGCGTGCCAAAGAGCTGGCCGAAAAGTTAACCGCACAGCGCGATGACTTCGAGTTTCGTTATATCGATATTCATGCAGAAGGCATTTCTCAAGCCGATTTAGAAAAAACCGTGGGTAAGCCAGTAGAAACCGTGCCGCAAATCTTCCTCGACCAAGCACACATTGGCGGCTACACCGAATTTGAAGCCTACGCCAAAGCTAACTTAGGCTTGTTTGATTAA
- a CDS encoding pyridoxal phosphate-dependent aminotransferase → MYSVDKSHKLDNVCYDIRGPVHKEARRLEDEGHRILKLNIGNPASFGFDAPEELLKDVIVNLPTSQGYCESKGLFSARKAIMQYYQQKGLRTVDLEDIYIGNGVSELIVMAMQALLNNGDEILVPSPDYPLWTAAVNLSGGKAVHYLCDEQADWYPDLDDIKSKIGPRTKGIVLINPNNPTGAVYGSEFLLEIVEIARQHKLIIFADEIYDKILYDDVAHHSVCTLCDDVLVATFNGLSKSYRAAGFRQGWMLISGPKHQAKGYIEGLEMLSSMRLCANVPMQHSIQAALGGYQSINELVLPGGRLRQQRDLAWQLLNDIPGVSCVKPKGAIYMFPRLDPKVYAIKDDQKMVYDLLLQEKMLVVQGTGFNWPTPDHIRIVTLPRVEELEDAIGRLARFLKNYQQ, encoded by the coding sequence ATGTATTCCGTAGATAAATCTCACAAGCTCGATAATGTTTGCTATGACATTCGTGGCCCAGTACACAAAGAAGCCCGTCGTTTAGAAGACGAAGGCCATCGTATTTTAAAGCTTAATATCGGTAACCCCGCCTCCTTTGGCTTTGATGCGCCAGAAGAGCTATTAAAAGACGTAATAGTAAATCTGCCTACTAGCCAAGGCTACTGCGAGTCCAAGGGGTTGTTTTCGGCCCGCAAAGCCATCATGCAGTACTATCAGCAGAAAGGGCTGCGCACCGTCGACTTGGAAGATATCTACATCGGCAACGGCGTATCTGAGCTGATCGTCATGGCCATGCAAGCGCTGCTGAATAACGGTGATGAAATTTTAGTGCCCTCTCCGGATTACCCGCTGTGGACTGCCGCCGTAAACTTGTCTGGCGGTAAAGCCGTGCATTACTTATGTGATGAGCAAGCGGACTGGTATCCGGATTTAGATGATATTAAGTCTAAAATCGGCCCGCGCACCAAAGGCATAGTGCTGATTAACCCCAACAATCCGACCGGTGCCGTATATGGCAGTGAATTTTTGCTGGAAATAGTAGAAATTGCCCGCCAACACAAACTGATCATTTTTGCCGACGAAATTTACGACAAGATCCTCTATGACGATGTGGCTCACCATTCGGTGTGCACCTTGTGTGACGATGTATTGGTGGCCACTTTTAACGGCCTGTCAAAAAGCTACCGCGCCGCTGGCTTTCGTCAAGGTTGGATGCTGATCAGTGGCCCTAAGCATCAGGCAAAAGGCTATATCGAAGGCTTAGAAATGCTGTCCTCGATGCGCCTGTGCGCCAACGTGCCCATGCAGCATTCCATTCAAGCGGCATTAGGCGGCTATCAGAGCATTAATGAGCTGGTGTTGCCTGGTGGCCGATTGCGCCAGCAACGAGATCTTGCGTGGCAGTTATTGAATGATATTCCGGGTGTGTCTTGTGTAAAGCCCAAAGGCGCAATTTATATGTTTCCGCGCTTGGATCCTAAAGTCTACGCCATTAAAGACGACCAAAAGATGGTCTACGACTTACTACTGCAAGAAAAGATGCTGGTAGTACAAGGCACCGGCTTTAACTGGCCAACGCCGGATCACATTCGCATCGTGACCTTGCCGCGCGTTGAAGAATTAGAAGATGCCATCGGCCGCCTCGCCCGCTTCCTGAAGAATTATCAGCAGTAA
- the cls gene encoding cardiolipin synthase — translation MTDYIYTALGWLLFLVHTSLVLGVTFRVVMKRRPVGVSLAWLALIYAIPILGVATYILLGEVRLGRKRAERAKAMYKPYADWINVLVSRFPGQSFEVSEPALPIYELVKARLNMPMLSGNAMHLLEEPGRILGALQDDIRNARSSCYLEFYIWHAGGRADDIAIELMAAAARGVDCRLLLDSVGSAGFFRSHWPSKLRQAGVKVVEVLPVGAFRLLFERQDLRMHRKLVVIDDDVAYTGSMNLVDPSCFKQGAGVGEWVDIMLRIRGPIVPIFWSLFVWDWEMETGERLLEQLEYHPISCLDSQLKLQLLPSGPFMGGDAIQQSLLTAVYQARRRLVLITPYFVPDDALVAALCSAADRGVEVQLILPEKNDSRMVNYACNAFFEELLRSGVEIHLYGAGLLHTKCVLVDHQFGLVGTVNLDKRSLWLNFEMTLLIDDGQAMGELLHLADSYLSETRRVSWLEWRKRPLRKRVLENLFYLLSPLL, via the coding sequence TTGACTGATTATATTTACACCGCGCTCGGTTGGCTGTTATTTCTGGTCCATACCAGCTTAGTGCTCGGCGTGACCTTTAGGGTAGTGATGAAACGCCGCCCGGTGGGCGTGTCTTTGGCCTGGCTGGCGCTGATTTATGCGATCCCCATTTTGGGGGTGGCCACCTATATCTTGCTTGGCGAAGTGCGCTTAGGTCGCAAACGCGCCGAGCGAGCCAAGGCTATGTATAAGCCCTACGCAGATTGGATAAATGTGCTGGTCAGCCGCTTTCCTGGGCAGTCGTTTGAGGTAAGCGAGCCGGCGCTGCCCATTTATGAACTGGTCAAAGCACGGCTTAATATGCCCATGCTGAGCGGTAATGCCATGCATTTACTGGAAGAACCAGGGCGTATTTTAGGGGCATTACAAGATGATATTCGCAACGCCCGCAGCTCCTGTTATTTAGAGTTTTATATCTGGCATGCCGGGGGGCGCGCCGACGATATCGCCATTGAATTAATGGCCGCCGCGGCCCGCGGTGTAGATTGCCGTTTACTACTGGACTCGGTGGGCAGTGCCGGCTTTTTTCGCAGCCACTGGCCGAGCAAGTTGCGCCAAGCCGGCGTTAAGGTCGTCGAAGTGCTGCCCGTGGGCGCGTTTAGATTATTGTTTGAGCGCCAAGATTTGCGGATGCATCGTAAGTTAGTGGTGATAGATGATGATGTGGCCTATACCGGCTCCATGAACTTGGTGGATCCGAGCTGCTTTAAACAAGGCGCCGGCGTGGGAGAATGGGTCGATATTATGCTGCGTATTCGCGGGCCCATAGTGCCGATTTTTTGGTCCTTGTTTGTCTGGGACTGGGAAATGGAAACCGGTGAGCGCTTACTCGAGCAACTTGAATATCACCCCATCAGCTGCCTAGACAGTCAGCTCAAATTACAATTATTGCCCTCAGGCCCCTTTATGGGCGGCGATGCCATTCAGCAAAGTTTGTTAACGGCCGTGTATCAGGCACGCCGCAGACTGGTGTTGATCACGCCCTATTTTGTGCCTGACGACGCACTGGTTGCCGCCTTGTGCTCGGCGGCGGATCGCGGCGTAGAAGTGCAATTAATCTTGCCGGAGAAAAACGACTCGCGCATGGTGAATTACGCCTGTAATGCGTTTTTTGAAGAATTGTTGCGCTCAGGCGTAGAGATCCACCTTTATGGTGCTGGCTTGTTACATACCAAGTGCGTGTTAGTGGACCATCAGTTTGGCTTGGTGGGTACGGTGAACTTAGATAAGCGCAGCCTGTGGCTAAACTTTGAAATGACCCTGCTGATTGATGACGGCCAAGCCATGGGCGAGCTATTACACCTAGCTGACAGTTATCTCTCTGAAACCCGGCGCGTCTCTTGGCTAGAATGGCGAAAGCGCCCCTTGCGCAAGCGCGTGCTAGAAAACCTCTTCTATCTGTTGAGTCCGTTGCTGTAA